In Flavobacterium sp. WV_118_3, one DNA window encodes the following:
- the folB gene encoding dihydroneopterin aldolase: protein MGIIKLKNIRTFSFHGCLEEESKIGSDYSVDLEVKTDLRKPSDTDELVDTVDYVHLNRIVREEMAIRSKLLEHVAKRILVRIFKEIPAVSRITVAVSKLNPPIGGDVEAVTVQMEEYRS from the coding sequence ATGGGAATCATTAAGTTAAAAAACATCCGTACCTTTTCGTTCCACGGATGTCTGGAAGAAGAAAGTAAAATCGGATCGGATTACAGTGTGGATTTGGAAGTAAAAACAGATTTACGGAAGCCGTCGGATACCGATGAATTGGTTGATACGGTTGATTATGTACACTTAAACCGGATAGTTCGGGAAGAAATGGCGATCCGTTCGAAATTATTAGAGCATGTAGCGAAGCGTATTCTGGTTCGGATTTTTAAGGAAATTCCTGCTGTTTCGAGAATTACGGTAGCAGTTTCCAAACTAAACCCACCAATTGGGGGCGATGTGGAAGCGGTTACGGTTCAAATGGAAGAATACCGTAGTTAA
- a CDS encoding glutamine--tRNA ligase/YqeY domain fusion protein, which yields MSTKEKSLNFIEQIIEEDLKNGLSQDKLRFRFPPEPNGYLHIGHASSICLNFGLGLDYQAPVNLRFDDTNPAKEEQEYVDAIKKDVQWLGYQWAEECYASDYFQQLYDWTVALIKKGKAYVDSQTSEEMAKQKGTPTQAGVDSPYRNRSVEENLDLFERMKNGEFEEGTHILRAKIDMASTNMLMRDPIMYRILHKHHHRTGEKWCIYPMYDWAHGESDYLEQISHSFCTLEFLPHRELYDWFLDQIIDTDKVRPKQREFARRNLSHTVVSKRKLLQLVQEGHVTGWDDPRMSTISGMRRRGYTPTAIRNFADTIGIAKRDNLIDVSLLEFCVREDLNKTAPRVMAVLDPVKLILTNYPEGKEEWLDAENNQEEEIMTYRKVPFSKELYIEREDFLEEANSKFFRLTLGKEVRLKNAYIIKGESVVKDADGNITEIHATYDEDSRSGSGSEASMRKVKGTIHWVSVAHAVPAEIRIYDRLFSHENPDGNKEINFKEFLNPNSLEIITGYLEPSLKTAVDGDRFQFQRLGYFCVDRDTTADKLVFNKTVGLRDTWAKVESKE from the coding sequence ATGTCAACAAAAGAAAAATCATTAAATTTTATCGAACAAATCATTGAGGAAGATTTAAAAAATGGTTTATCTCAAGATAAATTGCGATTCCGTTTTCCACCGGAACCTAATGGCTATTTACACATTGGTCATGCCAGTTCCATATGTCTTAATTTTGGATTAGGATTGGATTATCAGGCGCCGGTTAACCTGCGTTTTGATGATACCAACCCGGCTAAAGAAGAGCAGGAATACGTAGATGCAATCAAAAAAGACGTACAATGGTTAGGATACCAATGGGCAGAAGAATGTTATGCTTCCGACTATTTTCAACAATTGTATGACTGGACCGTAGCGCTGATCAAAAAAGGAAAAGCCTATGTCGACAGTCAAACTTCGGAAGAAATGGCCAAACAAAAAGGAACGCCTACACAAGCGGGTGTTGATAGTCCGTACCGAAACCGTTCGGTAGAAGAAAACCTGGATTTATTCGAACGAATGAAAAATGGTGAATTCGAAGAAGGTACGCATATTTTAAGAGCCAAAATCGACATGGCTTCTACCAACATGCTAATGCGTGATCCAATCATGTACCGTATTTTACACAAACACCACCACAGAACCGGTGAAAAATGGTGTATTTATCCAATGTACGACTGGGCTCACGGAGAAAGCGACTACCTGGAGCAAATTTCACATTCGTTCTGTACGCTGGAGTTTTTACCTCACCGCGAATTGTACGACTGGTTTTTAGATCAGATTATTGATACCGACAAAGTACGCCCGAAACAACGTGAATTTGCACGTAGAAATCTTTCGCACACCGTTGTTAGTAAGCGTAAATTACTACAATTGGTTCAGGAAGGACATGTTACCGGATGGGACGATCCGAGAATGTCTACCATTTCCGGAATGCGCAGAAGAGGGTATACGCCAACGGCTATCCGTAATTTTGCCGATACCATTGGTATTGCCAAACGGGATAACCTGATTGACGTTTCTTTACTGGAATTCTGCGTTCGTGAAGATCTGAACAAAACGGCTCCACGTGTAATGGCCGTATTGGATCCGGTGAAACTGATCCTTACCAATTATCCGGAAGGTAAAGAGGAGTGGTTGGATGCCGAAAACAATCAGGAAGAAGAAATAATGACCTATAGAAAAGTGCCTTTTTCTAAAGAATTATATATTGAAAGAGAAGACTTTTTAGAAGAAGCGAACAGTAAATTTTTCCGTTTGACCCTTGGAAAAGAAGTGCGTTTAAAAAATGCCTATATCATTAAGGGGGAAAGCGTGGTTAAAGATGCTGATGGAAATATTACCGAAATTCATGCTACTTATGATGAAGACAGTAGAAGTGGAAGCGGTTCGGAAGCGAGTATGCGCAAAGTAAAAGGTACCATTCACTGGGTATCGGTAGCACATGCGGTTCCGGCTGAGATCCGAATCTACGATCGTTTGTTTTCACATGAAAACCCGGATGGTAATAAAGAAATTAATTTCAAAGAGTTTTTAAATCCTAATTCATTGGAAATCATTACCGGATACCTGGAACCTAGCCTGAAAACGGCAGTCGATGGTGACCGATTCCAGTTCCAACGTTTGGGATATTTCTGTGTAGATCGCGACACTACTGCTGATAAACTGGTTTTTAACAAAACCGTTGGCCTTCGCGATACATGGGCAAAAGTAGAAAGTAAAGAATAA
- a CDS encoding sterol desaturase family protein: MLDHFFGEQAVANVYLYSAPLHILIILFEMFYSYSHKKHFYNTKDTLTNIYMACLNYGLDIIMKAFAIGVMFYFYEHRIFDLEYSSVWYWIGVFLLQDFAYYVHHYVDHHSRMFWAVHVTHHNSGYFNITTGFRSPVLQPLYRYLFFSPIAFLGFNPWHIMAAYAIIQIYGTWVHTKTVKSMGILEWILVTPSHHRVHHASNARYLDRNMGMGLIIWDRMFGTFEKEDPNYEEVRFGLTSEIEDKGPLNIVFHEWKDIWRDASQPNLKFSDRLKYIFYPPGWSHTGDFKTSAKLRAEERANRQK, translated from the coding sequence ATGTTAGATCATTTTTTTGGAGAACAGGCCGTAGCCAATGTATATTTATATTCGGCTCCGTTGCATATCCTAATCATCTTATTTGAAATGTTTTACAGCTATTCGCATAAAAAACATTTCTATAATACGAAAGATACGCTTACCAATATCTATATGGCTTGTCTGAACTATGGTTTGGACATTATCATGAAAGCCTTTGCTATTGGGGTTATGTTCTACTTTTACGAACACCGCATTTTCGATCTGGAATACAGCAGTGTTTGGTATTGGATTGGTGTTTTCCTTTTACAGGATTTTGCCTATTATGTCCATCATTATGTGGATCATCACTCCAGAATGTTCTGGGCGGTACACGTAACGCACCATAATTCCGGTTATTTTAATATTACCACAGGGTTTAGATCCCCTGTTTTACAGCCTTTATACCGCTATTTGTTCTTTTCGCCGATAGCATTTTTAGGCTTTAATCCGTGGCATATTATGGCCGCTTATGCGATTATTCAGATTTACGGAACCTGGGTACATACCAAAACCGTGAAAAGTATGGGTATTTTAGAATGGATTTTGGTTACACCATCCCATCACAGAGTACACCATGCTTCCAATGCCCGTTATTTAGATCGTAATATGGGAATGGGATTAATTATCTGGGATCGTATGTTTGGAACTTTTGAAAAAGAAGATCCGAATTATGAAGAAGTGCGCTTTGGACTTACTTCCGAAATAGAAGACAAAGGACCACTTAATATTGTATTTCACGAATGGAAAGATATTTGGCGAGATGCTTCTCAACCAAATCTAAAATTTTCCGACCGACTAAAATATATTTTTTATCCACCGGGATGGTCACATACCGGAGATTTTAAAACGTCTGCTAAACTTCGGGCCGAAGAAAGAGCAAATAGACAAAAATGA
- a CDS encoding YtxH domain-containing protein produces the protein MSNNTGNTLLALLAGAAIGAGVGILFAPDKGSKTRRKIKDGFDKETDHLRDKFNEATHNLKNKFSRAKMDLESEFDHLVSNVDNKTEDIIATLEKKLDDLKKQHAKATK, from the coding sequence ATGTCTAATAACACAGGTAACACATTATTGGCACTTTTAGCCGGAGCAGCTATCGGTGCCGGTGTCGGAATTTTATTTGCTCCCGATAAAGGATCTAAAACCCGAAGAAAAATTAAAGATGGTTTCGATAAGGAAACAGATCACTTACGAGACAAGTTTAACGAGGCTACCCATAACCTCAAAAATAAATTCAGCAGAGCCAAAATGGATTTGGAAAGCGAATTTGATCATCTAGTATCCAACGTCGATAATAAGACCGAAGATATTATCGCAACATTAGAAAAAAAACTGGACGATCTTAAAAAACAACACGCTAAAGCAACTAAATAA
- a CDS encoding phage holin family protein → MAFEKLKENTEQIQDNAKALFDSNVAYYKLWFFKVAMKSTTMILKIFLLSIFLMLMVLFLSIAGAFALGNMLGSYALGFLIVGVIYLILCIVVYYIKDKIVEGPILEKFSEFFFND, encoded by the coding sequence ATGGCTTTTGAAAAATTAAAAGAAAATACCGAACAAATTCAGGATAATGCCAAAGCATTATTCGATTCCAACGTGGCCTACTATAAACTATGGTTTTTTAAAGTAGCTATGAAGTCAACAACAATGATACTTAAAATTTTCCTTTTGAGTATTTTCCTGATGTTGATGGTACTTTTCTTGTCTATAGCCGGTGCCTTTGCTTTAGGTAATATGTTGGGTAGTTATGCGCTCGGTTTCTTAATTGTGGGTGTCATTTATCTGATCCTTTGTATCGTGGTGTACTACATTAAAGATAAAATCGTGGAAGGCCCGATACTGGAAAAATTCTCCGAATTCTTTTTTAATGATTAA
- a CDS encoding DUF6327 family protein, whose product MERKKYSSYDEINRELEILKVQKELDYRRLVYAVEKTRDDLTPGVFTSGVVRSIGSFFTKSGTIQNLLIGFIFNRLFK is encoded by the coding sequence ATGGAAAGAAAAAAATATTCGTCATATGATGAAATCAACCGTGAACTGGAAATCTTAAAAGTACAGAAAGAACTGGATTACAGACGTTTGGTCTATGCAGTCGAAAAAACACGGGATGACCTTACACCAGGAGTATTTACTTCGGGAGTGGTTCGTTCCATAGGTTCATTTTTTACGAAATCGGGAACCATTCAAAATCTATTAATCGGTTTTATTTTTAACCGGTTATTCAAATAA
- a CDS encoding SPFH domain-containing protein, whose translation MFSYVIIVILVFLFLASFFTVKQQSSAIVERFGKFNSIRHSGLQLKIPVIDRIAGKVNLRIQQLDVIIETKTKDNVFVKMKVSVQFKVIQEKVYDAFYKLEYPHDQITSYVFDVVRAEVPKLKLDDVFERKDDIAIAVKRELNEAMTTYGYDIINTLITDIDPDIQVKNAMNRINAADREKTAAEYEAEASRIRIVAKAKAEAESKRLQGQGIADQRREIARGLVESVDVLNKVGINSQEASALIVVTQHYDTLQAIGSDTNSNLILLPNSPQAGSDMLNNMVASFTASNQVGEAMKKAQGKKKSKDDFQRPDHYDTTALPETE comes from the coding sequence ATGTTTAGTTACGTTATTATTGTTATTCTCGTATTTCTCTTTTTAGCCTCGTTTTTTACGGTTAAACAGCAATCTTCCGCGATTGTGGAACGTTTTGGAAAATTCAACAGCATCCGTCATTCCGGATTACAATTAAAAATTCCGGTTATCGACCGTATTGCCGGTAAAGTGAATTTAAGAATCCAGCAGTTGGATGTGATCATTGAAACGAAAACAAAAGATAACGTATTCGTTAAAATGAAAGTTTCGGTTCAGTTTAAAGTAATTCAGGAAAAAGTGTACGATGCGTTTTATAAACTGGAATATCCGCACGATCAGATTACGTCGTATGTATTTGACGTAGTGCGTGCTGAAGTACCGAAATTAAAATTAGACGATGTTTTCGAAAGAAAAGACGACATTGCGATCGCTGTAAAAAGAGAGTTAAATGAAGCGATGACAACATATGGATATGATATTATCAACACTTTGATTACCGATATCGATCCGGATATTCAGGTAAAAAATGCCATGAACCGTATTAATGCGGCCGATCGTGAAAAAACAGCTGCCGAATATGAAGCGGAAGCCAGTAGAATCCGTATTGTAGCCAAAGCGAAAGCCGAAGCTGAAAGTAAGCGTTTACAAGGTCAGGGTATTGCCGATCAGCGACGTGAAATTGCCCGTGGATTGGTAGAAAGTGTGGATGTATTAAATAAAGTAGGAATCAACTCTCAGGAAGCCTCAGCATTAATCGTTGTAACCCAACATTATGATACGTTACAGGCCATCGGATCGGATACGAATTCGAACCTGATTTTATTACCGAATTCACCACAAGCCGGAAGTGATATGTTAAACAACATGGTAGCTTCTTTTACGGCTTCGAATCAGGTTGGTGAAGCGATGAAAAAAGCGCAGGGAAAGAAGAAATCGAAAGATGATTTCCAACGTCCGGATCATTATGATACCACAGCATTACCGGAAACGGAATAA
- a CDS encoding porin family protein — translation MTKIKLLLLLLFPTILFSQAPRGFHISAGMNYTSLDSKDLLSDPGIGYKIGTVFTFGYHESYNYQFEVFYNNRNVNLKTVNQSYEYDGTTKYSKSAIDLGLFLNYYILKPDEDKFYFGPQAGLILSFGSGFTPSGGEDVNGQYYLPHLLDENSLTKAEKIDYGAGFGLTGGYNNFKFDLRYTLGLTNVLGPVETNSYNSNYTYTGPSLNGKINTFSFVVSYSLARLLGYE, via the coding sequence ATGACAAAAATTAAACTATTATTACTTTTATTATTCCCCACAATACTCTTTTCGCAAGCACCAAGAGGTTTCCATATTTCTGCAGGAATGAACTATACTTCTTTGGATTCAAAAGATTTACTAAGTGATCCTGGTATTGGCTATAAAATTGGAACTGTTTTTACTTTTGGCTACCATGAATCTTATAATTATCAATTTGAGGTTTTCTATAACAACAGAAATGTCAATCTGAAAACGGTAAATCAATCTTATGAATACGATGGTACTACTAAATATTCAAAAAGTGCTATTGATCTGGGTCTTTTCTTAAATTATTATATTTTAAAACCTGATGAAGATAAATTTTATTTTGGTCCGCAAGCAGGTTTAATCCTATCTTTTGGTTCTGGATTTACGCCCTCAGGAGGTGAAGATGTTAATGGTCAATATTATTTACCCCATCTTCTTGATGAAAATAGTTTAACCAAAGCCGAAAAAATTGATTATGGCGCAGGATTCGGTTTAACAGGTGGTTATAACAATTTTAAATTTGACCTGCGTTATACCTTAGGATTAACTAATGTATTAGGACCTGTAGAAACAAATAGTTATAATAGTAATTATACATACACTGGCCCTTCATTGAATGGAAAAATAAATACTTTTTCATTCGTTGTAAGTTATAGTTTAGCAAGATTACTAGGTTATGAATAA
- the gltX gene encoding glutamate--tRNA ligase, with amino-acid sequence MSKPVRVRFAPSPTGPLHIGGVRTALFNYLFAKQHGGTFYLRIEDTDQNRFVPGAEAYIMEALEWLGIAPDETIGKNEKFGPYRQSERKELYKEYADQLINSGWAYYAFDTAESLDNLRKTAEQDGKTFIYNHTVREQLDNSLTNSAEKVAERINHGEEYVIRFKTPVGETLHLNDIIRGDIKFDTNLLDDKVLFKSDGMPTYHLANIVDDHLMETSHVIRGEEWLPSLPLHELLYKAFGWEAPKFAHLPLILKPVGNGKLSKRDGDKLGFPVFPLDWTDPVSGEKSSGYREKGFFPGAVVNFLALLGWNDGTDQELFTLEELVTKFDLGRVHKAGAKFDPEKNKWFNHHYLVQQSDASLATAYAVILKEKGINKEISYVEKVVGLVKERATFVTDLYDLSDFFFVAPSAYDEKAAKNWKEDTGSIMQELISVVENIGDFTSVNIETIVKDWMTKNEIGMGKVMQPFRLSLVGALKGPHLFDIVEMIGKEETVQRIQKAISTL; translated from the coding sequence ATGTCAAAGCCAGTTCGTGTGCGATTTGCACCTAGTCCTACAGGACCTTTACATATAGGAGGCGTTAGAACCGCTTTATTTAATTATTTATTTGCTAAACAACACGGTGGTACGTTTTACCTTCGGATAGAAGATACCGATCAGAACCGTTTTGTACCCGGAGCGGAAGCGTATATTATGGAAGCTTTGGAATGGTTGGGTATTGCGCCGGATGAAACAATTGGTAAAAACGAAAAATTCGGACCGTACCGTCAGAGCGAACGTAAAGAACTTTATAAGGAATATGCCGATCAACTTATTAACAGTGGTTGGGCATATTATGCTTTTGACACGGCCGAAAGCCTGGATAATCTGCGTAAAACTGCCGAACAGGACGGAAAAACCTTTATATATAACCATACGGTTCGCGAGCAATTGGATAATTCACTTACCAATTCGGCCGAAAAAGTTGCAGAACGTATCAACCATGGTGAAGAATATGTGATCCGTTTTAAAACACCGGTTGGAGAAACCTTACATCTGAATGATATTATCCGTGGCGATATTAAATTTGATACCAACTTATTAGACGATAAAGTATTGTTTAAAAGTGACGGAATGCCAACCTATCACCTGGCGAATATTGTAGACGACCATTTAATGGAAACGTCTCATGTGATTCGTGGAGAAGAATGGTTGCCTTCCCTACCCTTACACGAATTGTTATACAAAGCATTTGGATGGGAAGCACCAAAATTTGCACACTTACCGTTGATTTTAAAACCGGTTGGAAATGGAAAACTTTCCAAACGTGATGGTGATAAACTTGGATTTCCGGTATTTCCATTGGATTGGACGGATCCGGTTTCGGGCGAAAAATCGTCGGGATACCGCGAAAAAGGATTTTTCCCGGGCGCTGTGGTCAACTTCCTGGCTTTATTAGGATGGAACGACGGAACCGATCAGGAGTTATTTACCTTGGAAGAATTGGTTACAAAGTTTGATTTAGGACGCGTACACAAAGCCGGTGCGAAATTCGATCCGGAAAAAAACAAATGGTTTAACCACCATTATCTGGTACAACAATCGGACGCTTCGTTAGCTACAGCTTATGCTGTGATTCTAAAAGAAAAGGGAATTAACAAAGAGATTTCTTATGTTGAAAAAGTAGTAGGACTGGTAAAAGAGCGTGCGACTTTTGTAACCGACTTATATGACTTATCGGATTTCTTTTTTGTAGCGCCATCGGCCTACGATGAAAAAGCCGCTAAAAACTGGAAAGAAGACACCGGTTCGATCATGCAGGAATTAATTTCGGTTGTTGAAAACATTGGTGACTTTACTTCGGTAAACATTGAAACGATTGTAAAGGACTGGATGACCAAAAATGAGATTGGAATGGGGAAAGTGATGCAACCGTTTCGTTTGAGCCTTGTAGGTGCTTTAAAAGGTCCACATTTGTTCGATATTGTCGAAATGATCGGAAAAGAAGAAACCGTACAGCGAATTCAAAAAGCGATTAGTACTTTATAA